A single window of Undibacterium sp. 5I1 DNA harbors:
- a CDS encoding LysR family transcriptional regulator — protein MDIIQLKAFVTVAKEGNLTRAAERLHVTQPAVSLQIKSLQQSLGLQLLNRSANGMTLSNDGAKLLAHAERVLASMAEFKQAADSLHSTLSGELAIGTILDPEFTRLGVFLKRLVETYPQLSTKLQHGMSGSMLQQLRAGTLDVGFYLGQAPDDGKTRYHTLSLTSFTYRVVAPSGWKKRVAGKDWAALAQLPWIWTPPESAHNRLLTKVFAEHHITPNKVALVDQEPSMLDLVKSGVGLSLLRDSIAIREAHAHGLVIADAVSLSTELSFICLEKRQNEASIAAVFTLLKLCWGLE, from the coding sequence GTGGACATCATTCAACTCAAAGCCTTCGTCACCGTCGCCAAAGAGGGCAACCTGACGCGGGCAGCAGAACGGCTGCATGTCACACAGCCAGCAGTCAGCCTTCAGATCAAATCCTTGCAACAAAGTCTAGGTTTGCAATTGCTCAACCGGAGCGCCAATGGCATGACATTGAGCAATGACGGCGCAAAGCTGCTGGCGCATGCCGAACGGGTGCTGGCGAGCATGGCAGAATTTAAACAGGCTGCCGACAGTCTGCATTCCACCCTGTCCGGTGAGCTGGCAATTGGCACCATTCTCGATCCCGAATTTACTCGTCTCGGCGTGTTCCTCAAGCGGTTGGTCGAAACGTATCCCCAGCTTTCCACCAAATTACAACATGGCATGTCCGGCTCCATGTTGCAACAACTACGCGCTGGCACACTGGACGTCGGCTTTTATCTGGGGCAAGCACCGGACGACGGGAAAACCCGTTATCACACACTCAGCCTGACTAGCTTCACCTACCGTGTTGTCGCGCCTAGCGGCTGGAAAAAAAGGGTCGCAGGCAAAGACTGGGCGGCGCTGGCGCAGTTGCCCTGGATCTGGACTCCGCCAGAATCCGCCCACAACCGTCTGCTGACCAAGGTTTTTGCCGAACACCACATCACACCCAACAAAGTCGCATTGGTCGATCAGGAACCCTCGATGCTCGATCTGGTGAAGTCCGGCGTTGGCCTGAGCCTGTTGCGCGACTCCATCGCAATCCGGGAAGCGCACGCTCACGGACTAGTCATCGCCGATGCCGTCAGCTTATCGACCGAACTGAGCTTTATCTGTCTGGAAAAGCGACAAAATGAAGCCAGCATCGCGGCCGTATTCACATTGCTGAAATTGTGCTGGGGTCTGGAGTAG
- a CDS encoding ABC transporter substrate-binding protein translates to MFKQNVIHCTRIFSRHLSLVFSLLISLSMSLSLPNVAQAETIRLYIQEYAPFTHTDPKTNQIKGSLTDKVVEIMRRAKETPILISTSLARGYQAALTENNTCLFGFRRTAEREPLFKWVGPLTADAWVLYAKKPDSRNLKNFEEAKTYSIGTYKNAATGLELKDQGYKMEFASKDEDNPRLLINGRIDYWIVSEQHGMSIAQQQGYWDDIERAIKWRNIELYMLCNAKIDQHRIDKFNAINKEIDNDGTMDKFQRKYGAR, encoded by the coding sequence GTGTTTAAACAGAATGTGATTCACTGCACCCGTATATTTAGTCGGCATTTAAGTCTGGTTTTCAGCCTGCTGATCAGCTTGAGCATGAGCTTAAGCCTGCCCAATGTGGCGCAAGCAGAAACCATCCGTCTCTACATTCAAGAATACGCACCGTTCACCCACACCGATCCCAAAACCAATCAGATCAAAGGGTCGCTGACCGACAAAGTAGTCGAGATCATGCGCCGCGCCAAAGAGACACCGATCCTGATCAGCACTTCTTTAGCACGCGGCTACCAGGCAGCGCTGACCGAAAATAATACCTGCCTGTTTGGTTTTCGCCGCACAGCAGAGCGCGAACCTCTGTTCAAATGGGTTGGCCCGCTCACCGCCGATGCCTGGGTTTTGTATGCTAAAAAACCGGATTCGCGTAATCTCAAAAATTTTGAAGAAGCCAAAACTTACAGCATCGGTACCTACAAAAACGCGGCTACCGGCCTGGAGCTAAAAGACCAAGGCTACAAAATGGAATTCGCCTCCAAAGACGAAGATAATCCGCGACTGCTCATCAACGGTCGCATCGATTACTGGATCGTGTCCGAGCAACACGGCATGAGCATCGCGCAACAGCAAGGCTATTGGGACGATATAGAACGTGCCATCAAATGGCGCAATATTGAACTTTATATGCTCTGCAATGCCAAAATAGACCAACATCGCATCGACAAATTTAATGCGATTAACAAAGAGATAGACAACGACGGAACCATGGACAAATTTCAACGCAAATACGGAGCCAGATAA
- a CDS encoding FKBP-type peptidyl-prolyl cis-trans isomerase yields the protein MTSRLLAITIAVSAALTCAATPAAFAQSSTGTPATAPATRLELKKIDTVVGTGKEALGGSTVTVHYSGWLYDPKADKQHGQMFDSSVGSSPFSFPLGAGRVIKGWDLGVAGMKVGGKRTIIIPQDLGYGSRGAGGRIPPFANLIFDVELLNVQ from the coding sequence ATGACATCTCGCTTACTCGCTATCACCATCGCCGTCAGTGCAGCGTTAACCTGCGCAGCAACACCTGCGGCATTCGCACAATCCAGCACGGGCACACCTGCTACCGCACCAGCAACACGCCTGGAACTGAAAAAAATTGACACCGTGGTCGGTACCGGTAAAGAAGCTCTTGGTGGCAGCACCGTTACCGTCCACTACAGCGGCTGGCTATACGACCCAAAGGCCGACAAACAACATGGCCAGATGTTTGACAGCTCCGTCGGCAGCAGCCCGTTTAGCTTTCCGTTGGGCGCTGGACGTGTCATCAAAGGCTGGGATCTGGGTGTTGCAGGGATGAAGGTCGGCGGCAAACGCACCATCATTATTCCGCAAGATTTAGGCTATGGCTCACGCGGCGCCGGTGGCCGGATTCCCCCGTTCGCTAACCTGATTTTTGATGTTGAACTGCTAAACGTTCAATAA
- a CDS encoding M48 family metallopeptidase, producing MQKQELNYLQAYPQPIQDQVKLLIERQQLAGVLQKKYANAHQIRTDKALYQYVQDVKSTFLRNGEQISKVCFDSKIKVIQHALGQHTFISRVQGNKLKSKHEIRIATLFKQVPEEFLKMIVVHELAHLKEKDHNKAFYQLCMHMEPQYHQYELDLRLYMTQIDTFGGEVWS from the coding sequence ATGCAAAAGCAAGAACTCAACTATTTACAAGCTTACCCTCAACCGATACAGGATCAGGTCAAGTTGTTAATTGAGCGCCAGCAACTGGCCGGAGTTCTGCAAAAAAAATATGCCAATGCGCACCAGATCCGTACCGACAAAGCCTTGTACCAATATGTACAAGATGTCAAAAGTACGTTTCTGCGCAATGGCGAACAAATCAGCAAAGTCTGCTTCGACAGCAAAATCAAAGTCATCCAGCATGCGCTGGGACAACACACATTTATCTCACGGGTGCAAGGCAACAAACTCAAATCCAAACACGAAATCCGCATCGCCACTCTGTTCAAACAAGTGCCGGAAGAATTTCTAAAAATGATTGTCGTACATGAGTTAGCGCACCTCAAAGAAAAAGACCACAACAAAGCCTTCTACCAACTCTGCATGCATATGGAACCGCAATATCACCAGTACGAACTGGACTTGCGCTTATACATGACGCAGATCGATACCTTCGGTGGAGAGGTCTGGAGCTAA
- a CDS encoding antibiotic biosynthesis monooxygenase, whose translation MSNIANTPKPPYYAVIFTSNRTEGDDGYSDMAENMLALAAQQPGFLGVESAREEVGITVSYWADLQSIKQWKAQADHLQAQKIGKEKWYSSYKTRISKVEFDYGI comes from the coding sequence ATAAGCAATATCGCCAATACACCCAAGCCACCCTACTACGCCGTGATCTTCACCTCCAACCGCACGGAAGGTGACGACGGTTACAGCGACATGGCCGAAAACATGTTGGCGCTGGCTGCACAGCAGCCCGGATTTTTAGGCGTAGAATCCGCCCGCGAAGAGGTCGGGATTACTGTTTCATACTGGGCGGATTTGCAATCGATCAAACAATGGAAAGCCCAAGCGGATCATTTGCAAGCACAAAAAATCGGCAAAGAAAAATGGTACTCCTCGTACAAGACGCGGATTAGCAAAGTGGAATTTGATTACGGGATATGA
- a CDS encoding low molecular weight protein tyrosine phosphatase family protein: MSKNVLFICSQNRLRSPTAEQVFANHPGIETSSAGLNHDAENPVTPELVEWADLIFVMEKAHRNKLSAKFKKQLSKAKVICLDIPDDYEFMDPMLIRLLHAKVSRFLPAL; the protein is encoded by the coding sequence ATGTCAAAAAACGTCTTATTTATTTGCAGTCAAAATCGACTGCGCAGTCCGACTGCAGAACAAGTTTTTGCGAATCATCCTGGCATTGAAACCAGCTCTGCTGGATTGAATCACGATGCAGAAAATCCGGTTACCCCAGAGCTGGTCGAATGGGCTGACTTAATTTTTGTGATGGAAAAAGCGCATCGCAATAAGTTATCAGCAAAATTTAAAAAGCAGCTGTCGAAAGCCAAAGTGATTTGTCTGGATATACCTGACGATTATGAATTTATGGATCCAATGTTGATTCGCTTACTGCATGCCAAAGTGAGCCGTTTTTTGCCTGCGCTTTAA